Proteins from one Desmodus rotundus isolate HL8 chromosome 9, HLdesRot8A.1, whole genome shotgun sequence genomic window:
- the GDF15 gene encoding growth/differentiation factor 15, protein MQGQRPTTLCGPAMLLMLLTLSWLPSGGALSLAQEHLPAFPGRSDVHSSPNVSRLQELRKHYEDLLTRLRANQTWEDSNPDLIPATQVQILTPKLRLGPGGHLHLRIPRVNLTKGLLSASRLHRALLRLSPPESSSWDVTRLLQRHISSLGVSRASAQGLHLLPPSDRSLAASPSAQLRLELHWRPSARRGRRSVHVRATDGCPLGEGRCCRLQSLRVSLQDLGWSDWVMAPRELDVRVCSGACPSQFRSANRHAQMVARLHRLKPELAPAPCCVPSSYEPVVLLHRDSEGRVSLTPYDDLVASDCHCL, encoded by the exons ATGCAAGGGCAGCGACCCACGACACTGTGTGGTCCCGCgatgctgctgatgctgctgacgCTCTCGTGGCTGCCGTCGGGAGGAGCCCTATCTCTGGCCCAGGAGCACCTCCCGGCCTTCCCGGGACGCTCAGACGTGCACTCCAGTCCGAATGTCTCCAGATTGCAGGAGCTGCGGAAACACTACGAAGATTTGCTGACCAGGCTTCGAGCGAACCAGACCTGGGAGGATTCGAACCCCGACCTCATCCCTGCCACTCAAGTCCAGATACTCACCCCAAAGC taaGACTTGGACCAGGCGGCCACCTGCACCTGCGCATCCCTCGGGTCAACCTGACTAAGGGGCTCCTCTCAGCCTCCCGCCTGCATCGGGCCCTGCTCAGACTGTCCCCGCCAGAGTCGAGCTCGTGGGATGTGACGCGACTGCTGCAGCGTCACATTAGCAGCCTCGGAGTCTCCCGGGCGTCCGCACAGGGCCTGCACCTGCTGCCGCCTTCCGATCGGTCGCTGGCTGCATCACCTTCCGCACAGCTCCGGCTGGAGCTGCACTGGCGGCCAAGCGCCCGCAGGGGGCGCCGCAGCGTGCACGTGCGCGCCACGGACGGCTGTCCGCTCGGGGAGGGGCGATGCTGCCGCCTACAGAGCTTGCGCGTGTCGCTCCAGGACTTGGGCTGGTCCGACTGGGTGATGGCGCCTCGGGAGCTGGACGTGCGCGTGTGCAGCGGTGCGTGCCCGAGCCAGTTCCGATCGGCTAACAGGCATGCCCAAATGGTGGCGCGTCTGCACCGCCTGAAGCCTGAGCTTGCTCCTGCGCCATGCTGCGTGCCCTCCAGCTACGAGCCGGTGGTACTCTTGCACCGGGATAGTGAGGGCCGCGTGTCCCTCACGCCCTACGACGACCTGGTGGCCAGCGACTGCCACTGCTTATGA